The Glycine soja cultivar W05 chromosome 19, ASM419377v2, whole genome shotgun sequence genomic sequence aagatCATATATATTACTTGGATTCAATTAGACTGTTACTGATGATCTATCAAAAAATTGTTAAACTCTTGTTTTTTGTCTGCCAATAAAGAACTTGTTTAATCAAATTGGTACAGTATTTATTGCTAAATATAGTTTCATCTCATTGCAAACATGTcagttaaaagaaataaaaaagttttagttgtaacttgtaagatccagaacctaatttttttatctcatgtaaaataaattctattttgttatGACAGCAAACTAAAGATAAGCACGTTCACCTAAACAGAAAATTTTACATTACATTAAATACATTGAACAGATTTACAATCGTACTGACATACCTCCCATCCGTCGGGAGAAGGAGGGGGACAAGAAACccataattaaaactaaatttgtTTTCAGCACTAAATTGTCTCcgtaaaaagagaaagaatgtGAAATAGTTACTTCTATAAATAGCCTTTAATTAGTTTCTCATTTTATAACTTATTTCAGAAATTCATTTTACTGTTCGTCGAAGTTACTCAATCTATTAAAACATTATTcaataatagttttatattcaattattttatttaaacacTTTCTACAATTTATGTGCATAGTCTCAGTCAGTACTAATACATTATACCACCATTAGTATAATCAAAGATAGGAAATAGATAAAGTTTCACAAAATTGAAGAgcatatataaactaaaaactGTTGTCTTTTATCACCCGGTAAATATAAACCAACAAGAGACATAGCGAGAGGCTCGGAACCAGGTTCGGTGTTAGCTTTTCTACGTCAATATAGACAGGAAACTAGAGGGAGAAAGACCAGAGAACCAAGAGAAAGCGAGAGAAAGGACCAGAAATTCCAAAgccattttctttctctttgctTTCTTCAATTCCTTCACATTCTCTGTGATTGTTCTACTTCATCTTGAATCTCTTGTCAGATTCACAGTGTCTATAGATTCATTCATTTTGTCTTCCTTTGAGAATTCAGCTAGACTTTTTTCCTTCATAGCTAAGAATTCTGTATCATTCTCCTCAAGACTCGGGCTTTTTCATACGAGTTTTGagttattttgttttggttaaTATATagaatttcaattcatttctggGTCTGCCATCTGCttggtccttttttttttgagtttctTGAGGCCAAGTTATGGCAGCAGAACCAGTTTTAACCTTCTCTCTTGCTTCTGTGGTGAAAGATGTTCTTCAACAACATGGTGGCCGGTTGGACGTCAACTTGGCATCAAGAAAAGCTGAAGAAGCTTGTATATATCATCCTTTCTCTCCATTCTTTACGCAtcaattccatttttttttaactttaagaaTATCATTATGtaaatcaatttcattttgtgtgtgtgtgaaactCATTGCtaatgttgtttttctttttcttttttcttggccAAGAATGttggtttcaagtttcaacccaTAATTGACACTTGTTTTGTTGAAAACTATATTCTTTTGGCTTCAACAAAGGATATTGATTGTTTCTAGAATGATGGAAAGACAAATTTATaatggacaaaacttagatgcagTTCTTAATGCTTGTAGTGTGTTGTTCTGCAATCAAACTCCAATTATGATTGAAGAACAATAACAAAAGTACTTAAGAACcacatctaagttttgtccattAATAATTGCATGAAACATTGAAAATCTGAATGATCTTCATGAAAGAATAACATGGATTACGTGTCTCGTGTTACAGCCTTGAGAAGGTATGAAGCAGCTGGGTGGCTGCGGAAGACAGTTGGAGTTGTTGGAGGGAAAGACTTGCCGGCCGAGCCTTCTGAAGAAGACTTCAGGATTGGGTTGCGTAGTGGGATTATTCTATGCAATGTTCTTAACAAAATTCAACCTGGAGCAGTGTCCAAGgtattattgtattatatttatatgtgtttgttttttgGCTTAATGTTGTCTTGTCTCCTTAAGTATTTACTTTCCTTTGACATTTGGACCTATGTTGTTAGGTAGTTGAAGGCCCCTGTGATTCTGTTATTATTCCTGATGGGGCAGCACTGTCTGTGTATCAATACTTTGAAAATGTAAGGAATTTTCTTGTGGCTGTGGAGGAAATGGGGCTTCCTTCCTTTGAAGCTTCTGATTTGGAACAGGTGATTATTGGCAAGACTTAGAACTTTCTGTTAGCACTTTGATGGACTCATTAGATTGAGATCAATGTCATTGACATTGTTATTATTACTATAGTGTAAAGTAattgttattttgatttaacattctttttttgttttccttccaTGTGTTGTATTTACAGGGAGGAAAGTCTTCAAGGATAGTGAATTGTGTTTTAGCGCTCAAATCCCATGCTGAAAGGAAATTTGGAGGAGGAAATGGGTCGTCGAAATATAGCGGGGTTGCAAAGCCACCTACCACTGGTAAAACACTTTTGAGGAAAAACTCGGAACCATTTATGAAGTCTATGTGGACTATGCCATCAGGGGACAGAGATGGTTATATGAGTGATCCCGGGCATGATCTAAATGAAAGGGTTAGGGAGctttattgtttataattttttactttttgtcaaGATGGTGAGGGTCGTATGGCTAAGCTTTTTGAATTGGTATCCGCAGGGTTCTGTTTCTTCCTTAAATTCACTAGTTCGTCAATATTTGTCTGacaagaaaccagaagaaattcCCACTGTAAGgcctattaattttttaatagataaCACAAGTACATTACACCATTATGTATGTAGCAAATTTTCTTCGATGAATTTATCCAGAACTTTTCGTTTTtctttggttttatttttatacctcTTACACTAATTATATGACATCTTTTGTTATAACAGGTAGTGGAATCCCTGCTTAGCAAAGTCATGGAGGAGTTTGAGCATCACATGCAAATCCGACAGGAAATGGTTTGTGTCTCTTTTAGCAATGTTCAACTTCATACTTGGTggcaaaaaaattcatattactTAATCTTTGTGAATTTAATGTCAAAATTTTAACTATGACAGTGTAAAACAACTCAAGGAGATAAAGCACCGTCTGAAACAGAATGTTCAATTTCAGAAGCTGCTTCAATTAATGAAAGGGTACAATTCATATTCCAAAAATAATTCTGTATTGCAAGTTTTTGATGAATTGTTTAGATTGATCATAATCACAATCTCAACTGCTTGACTTTTTTTGTCTGAGGGATTATTTAGATGGAAGAAAAGGAAGATGAACAGGACGAACAAGATGAACATGACTTACAAGAtgaacaaaacatacaagataAGCAAGAGGAAAATTATGAAGAGAAGTACAACAAGCGTGAAGACTCAAGCCGccagattttgattttgaagcaGCAAAACATTGTCGAAACACAAAATAGAAGCATCCAGGTAATTTTCAACATATACAAAAATCTGATTTTGACATTGTTCAGGAATTAACGAGGtaaactaactaactaatttGATGTTAACATTCTCCAGGAATTGAAAAGCATCGTCCATCAAACAAAATTAGGGATGCAATTCATGCAAAATGAACATCAGAAAGAGATCATTAATCTAAGTAAGTTTAATAACGAAAGAAATTCCTCTAAGTCaatatttgacaaaaatatcaattatctAATCTACTTGCTTTGCCACCTTAATAGGTAAGCACCTGCATAGCCTAGCTTCTGCTGCTTCAGGATATCATAAAGTTCTTGACGAAAACCGCAAGCTATACAATATAGTGCAGGATTTGAAAGGTGAATTCTAATGCTCAAGagtttttatgtttatatatataattttgctcCTGGATTGTTCATGTTCTAAATGATTGAATGGCCAAATTTTTTGCATTTTGGTAGGAAATATTAGGGTGTACTGTAGAGTTCGACCCTTCTTGGGTGGGCAACTGAGCCATTATAGCTCCGTCGGTAACGTGGAAGAGGGAAGTATCTCGATCATAACACCTTCCAAATACGGCAAAGAGGGGAAGAAAACATTTAATTTCAATAGAGTATTTGGTCCTTCTGCAACCCAAGGTTGATCTTAGACTCTTAGTTTGTCCTTCCTTTAAAATTGTTGCTACTTAGtgtgttttcaattttcatcgTTGTTGATCTTTACGATTTTCTTGCAGGGGAAGTATTCGCAGACACACAACCTCTGATTCGTTCTGTTCTGGATGGTTACAATGTCTGCATATTTGCCTATGGTCAAACAGGATCAGGAAAAACATTCACTATGGTAACATATTTAAACAACCTTGTTTATACCCCTCACTTGTAAACAACTTCATTAGTTAATGCAACTACGTATTGATGCAGTCTGGACCAGATGATATTAACGAGGAAACTATAGGTGTCAACTACCGTGCGCTGAAAGATCTTTTCTATCTCTCAGAGCAGAGGAAAGACACCATTTCTTATGAAATCTCTGTTCAGATGCTTGAAATTTACAAtgagcaagtcagagacctactTACTACAGATGGTGCTAAAAGATATCCTTTCTTTAATATAGACTAATAGTGTTATCTAAATGCAATATTCAATTGTTGATTCTCTTGTCCCTTAATGTAATCCTTAACACCTGCATACATTAGAAATTCGTAACAGTTCTCATAATGGCATCAATGTGCCAGATGCCGACCTTGTTCCGGTTTCATGCACTTCTGATGTCATAAATTTGATGAACTTGGGACAGAAGAATCGTGCTGTTGGTTCTACTGCCATGAATGATCGTAGTAGTCGCTCTCACAGGTAATTAATTCCATGATTGTTGTGGTTAGTTTTAGACTTTAGCGTATGTACACATTCAAGTACTTTCTCACTTAGCTACATTGACCATTTATATCATCATATTATTTGGTACTATATTACTAACTAGTTATGGTATATTATTCCAGCTGCCTAACAGTTCATGTTCAAGGAAAGAACCTGACATCAGGAAGTACTATTCGTGGTAGTATGCATCTAGTTGACCTGGCAGGAAGTGAAAGAGCTGATAAAACTGAGGCCACAGGGGATAGAATGAAGGAGGCTCAACATATCAACAAGTCACTTTCTGCCTTGGGAGATGTCATTTCTTCCCTTGCCCAAAAGAATGCACATGTTCCCTACAGGAACAGCAAACTTACTCAGCTGCTTCAGGATTCTCTTGGTATGATGTCTCTTAAATATTTCTTTGACCACATACTGCAAAAGTTTTTCTCCTTTTGGTTATTAGTGAAGTGCTTTCTGTATCTCAGGAGGGCAAGCAAAGACTCTCATGTTTGTTCATATAAGTCCGGAGCCAGAAGCTCTTGGAGAAACACTTAGCACACTCAAATTCGCTGAACGAGTCTCCACTGTTGAACTCGGTGCTGCGCGAGTTAATAAAGATAACTCAGATGTGAAAGAGCTTAAAGAACAGGTTcttacatttatttattgtttttatcattGTATCTTCAAATACAATGTTCAGTGTGTTTGAGTATTTCTGTACTATCATGTTTGCCAGATTGCTAGTTTGAAGGCAGCCTTAGCGAGAAAGGAGGGAGGAGAAGCAGAACACTTCCAACAATCTGCCAATAGTAGCAGTCATGAAATACCCAAATTGAAATCATATGCATCTTCTCCTCCTATGCAACGTAGTTTGATAGGTGGTGCCCGTAAGCTACCAAAAGATGATTCTAGTAGCCTGAATGTAAGTAACATGTTATTTACTTTAATCCCTtcaaatgataaattattagaTGGTCCATAATCATGTGATCTCAATCAATCTCTACCTAACATGTAACCAAAATTTcaaatcatgaaaaaaaaattaattacttatcACTAGAAGATTGGTTAAGACCCGTGATCCTTTACCACATAGCAATTTCTCAGTCAAAGTAATTTGAAAATACACTAGACATGCTTAATGGTATGATGTATAATACATTAATActactaaataataatataaattaatcattGACATGCATGTATAATGTTTTTTGTAGGGCCAGAAAAATGCTGCATCAAAGTTGAAAAGACGAAGCCTAGATCTCCATGACATGCGTAAGAATTCACCTCCGTGGCCACCCGTTAGAAGTCATAGAAAGGAGGATGACAAAGAATCAATTTCTGGGGATTGGGTTGATAAGATTTCGATAAACAGAAATGACAGCTTAACTAGTGATGATAGTCTCGTGGGGCAGTGGGAAACAGAAAGCAAACAATCTTCTCCAATGTTAAGTCCCACTTTTCTCTCAGAGCCTTCTAAAATATGCATGGACCACTCCTTGCATAGAAAGGATAACCAAGAATTGTTTGATATGGCCATCACAGATGAATCTGATGAGCTTGAGATTGCAACTAGTGATTCTTCAGAATCAGACTTGCATTGGCCAGCACATATACCTAAACCAATCACCGTTTCAAGCGGATTAGGCATTAAAGCAAGGAAGAAACCAATTAATCTCAGACCAACAAAGAGCCTAGAAGCCAGGTAATTGGCCCTCTTAATTAGAGTTTATGTTAGTTACTTTATGTTGCCAAAGATATtaactatgtttgttttttgtctttcctACAATCTTCTATGCAAATAGGAGCATGATCCCATCATTAATCCCCATTCCCGTGCCATCAAGGAAACAACCAACCCTAGttactccagcaagaaagactCCTGGGTCTATTGATGTAAAGAGAAGGATTGGGAATGCCAAGTGAGAATGCTCTTCCAAGGCTTTCCTGATTTTCTTGCTTCACTGCCTTCGATAACATTTTTACCCGGCTAAATCAACATTAGTGACAATGGTTGTGTGTccgtatttttattatattatattatattttgtataaattaaaaagaaaaaaacataggcATTAtcgtatatttattttattgttggaaaaataattttcatgtttatttaaaaaaacacatttcatgtttttcaaaatagaaataattaaaGGAAGTAGTGAGAtagtttggaattttaaaaacaaaataaggtaatatttaagtaatactgatttatttaagaaaaagtttataaaatagTGGGATGGtatgaaatcataaatttataaaaatattgttctTTCTAAATCTATTACAATAGTTAGTTAACATGCTGATGCTTAAAAGAGTTACAAATCTACTCTATCCAATACAATCATTAACAAATATGAATCTtccaacaattattttaaaattttgatttatagTTAATTcttagtttattaaaattaaaataaaaaattggacaGCGTAAAAAAGCCAATGGAAAATTGGAgtagtttgaattttaaaataaaataaaattgacagttttaaaaaaaatagtaatttcttttttaaaaaaaagctaaaatgaGAATAGTGGgatagtttaaaattttaaattaaaaaatattttttaaatagaaatagTTTAGTTTATGTTGGTTTAATTAACAAATTGATAGgattttacaatttaaaaaataaacagtaataaattggtttatttttaaaaattaacatattggTAGATTGctcaagttaaaaaatatttaacaaattcatagttttttaaaattaaaaaactgtaAAGTTTTAGTTGATAATTTTggtaaattcttaaaatttaaattaatggaCAGTTTTGATTAAGACTTtcgttaattaattttaaaattaaaaaattagaagttttaatttttaaaatttaaataaaaaaaagcaattttACCAGTTTGGATGACTTTTAGTAGTCCACTTAGCATAAAAtggttttgtaattttttaaatttgcttTAGTAGGAAGGTTTACAGCATGATTAAGCACCAGGGACCCTATACACTTGATAAGCATTATAAGATGATACTTGTTCCATTACACAAAAActgcaataaataaatattccaaaatataaataataactgtattaaaaaaagagagagagagagaagttaaACGGGACTACGGGAGAGTGGAATCAAAACAAAGCATGTGGTAGGTTAATTATATGTTGAATAGAAAATGGAATAGTGTACAATTAGTCAAACAAGTAACAATTAAAGAGAATAAACATTTATTAACATTGGAGAGCAATTGCATTTTGAAAGGTAAAATGTTATGTATTGTACCAACCACAAATAATGTTTATGCAAATCAATAATCAaccaataattgaaaaaaaaatatgcataaaagaccattttaattttgatattttaccactatttcaaatataatttatagaaaataaaaaaaaactcaaaagaaaagaaatgaaaaagaaataagattttCTATGTTTGTATGAAATTgaaaacttaatatatatatatatatatatatatatatatataatgctatTAATTTAGAGTAAAATAAGGGAtttcaaattgaaaatcaaatctTCCTAAAAAAGGATTCTGTATTTAAATTGGTTGCCCTTTAATTTTATGGTGATAGATAATCCATTCATTTTTCATCGTGAAGgcaaaacaacaaataattatttatatttttataatattattatggtTTTGTGAGATAGAATTGATTAGTATATATTATCTGAACATAGTCTCTGTTATAATTGTTTGTATGAAAGTATATAAAATAGTGTGAAAAGGAAAAGTGATTAAAGAATATAtgaattatcaattaaatttatctaataaatgATTAAGTGAGAATGcaaatctattaaaattatgataaattgataattataaaCTATATTCCATATGAATACCATAATATTATTACTCAATGATTATTGTGTACCTTTGATTTTCTCACATCAAACATGCACCATATTGATAAGTTAgttgagttttataatttttgtcttaaaagtattataaaaaatgatgttttaattaattgtcaGTGTAAATctagtattaaatattatattttgagtaCACTTCCAACTTGGTCCTTGAATCTGGCAAACGCTGTTAATTTACacactaaatttaaaaaatggccTTGAGTCTATAATGGGTCATTCTTATTAGTTCTtcgttaagtttttttattttaactttaacaAAGCATTCTAAGTCATACAAACATGGAACCTTAGTGCACTCCACATGTCATGTTTGTACAATCCAAATGTGTATGGACTTTTGGGAAAAATTTAAGGATAGATGTAAAAGTCGCAGAACTTTAATTTagtcctaaaataaaatttggtatATGTTGTCATGCTAATCCCTAGTTTTGGCATTCACGGTCATATTAGCCCCcgaatttgatatatatatatttttaaatcctttgaatatatatttcattttcacaTTAACTCGTGTTTGTCATGTTAGCCAAATTTCCTATTTGGCACCTTAAGTGCATTGGGGATACACATAGGGAATGACCTTCGTGTCCTAGTCAACAAGAACGAGTTAAGAATTTTCATATTTGTCAAGCTTTCATTTTGCATTGCTTATGATTACTATCTATGCCTTTGAAGGCTAAAAGCTTTAGAACTTAAGGGATTTCCCCAATtgaaacaacaaacaaaattttaaacctACCTTACAAGATTTTGACACATTCCGCTCTTCATCCACTTATTtctttgacctcaaatcctacTCGAACTTCAAAAAGTGGAATTGCATGGTAAAGTTCCTTGTCACGCGTCAATAGAGATCGTTGTCACCCATGAGGATGAGAAAACTCCTAAGTTGGATTTTAAAATTGCTTCATTGTTTTAGTTAGAGAAGTTCCTTCAATTCTAAAGCTTTTTGAGTCCTCGGATAGAAGTAGTTATAATAATACAATGTAGAGACACGATAGTTGTAAAAGTGCACAACCCTAAAGATAATAAACATGAGATAATATATGGATGAATGTGAATGATGAAATATAGATTTGGAGACTATTTCTCaagtaaatgttttttttaatacacataaatactttgttaaaattagtaaaaaagaCTTAATGAAATGATTCATTTGAATgacaaaattacatattttttaagtaataaaattacatatctAAAGactactttttttgtttaattaaattcagaaacTACAATCACAATGCTGACCAAGTTTAGTGACCAAGTTGAGGCTTACTCATTatactttaataaaaataatatttttaattttttcaaacaatGTTTTTAAGAACCGGGTTACAAATATAACGGCCATCCAAGggaaacaaaattcaaatgactgAAATAAAATTTCAGTAAAATTTAGTCAGCtacaaaatctataaataaatttcaacatgTAACacggtaaaaataaaaaaatctgtttattttatttttaaaggggAGTTGGGTGTGTAATTGTCAAAAAAACAGGATTAGCCCTTGTCCTTTCCGTTCCGTGTGTTACAATTTACAAGGAAGATTAGGACAAAAAAGTCATTATGAGGATTCCTTCCTGTACCCAAGAAACCAAAAAGGACCTCCTTTTTGCGCGTTCTCTCTCTCTACCAATCAAATCACAGTCACGGAGCAAAGCAAGGCTCTCTTCTTCTCCGTCACTGCCACTCTCATtgtctcttcttctctcttctctagGGTTTATCGCCATTTGATCTCAAGCTCTCTTCCCAAAATGCCGTCTCCCCCTCTTCCACAATCGGACCGCTAGTGCCCCTGCTTTTGCCGGTGTGCAATGTACTTCGTTCTCGTTCCTCGATCTACTGCATTTTCACCTCTCTTTAGCTTTTCCTCAATTTTCCATTTCTCGATTAAATTGTTCAATGTTTTGTGTGAATCGGTTTTTTTCCCCTCTTTTGCCTACCGACGAAATGTTTCTCTTTGAACTGCATTATCGTAATTGCTGATATATTGGCTCGTAATTAATTCCTTTGGCGGTGATTTTGATATTTCACTTTTCCGGATTAAAGtagctttatttttatttattttttgtctgaaACTTAGGCTTTGGTTTGTTTCACGGTAATGCTTATTCGATCCGTTCTTCTAGATTAATTGCTTCATGCTAGATCTTATTTTGGATATAAATAAGTCACGTTGACTGATGTGTCACACGTAGATCTAGTAGATGACAGCTAGTCTTTtggatttttattaatttttcttcgaATAGGTATGTTTTCTTGCTGCGGTTCTGGAAATGTTGAATTCTGAACTGAGATAAAATGAGTAGGATAGAACTATCGAGGGCGAAGTCAGCGCCGGTTCCATTGGGGACTCTGATTGGTCGTGAGCTTCGAAATGGAAAAGTTGAAAAACCTTTTGTGAAGTATGGACAAGCTGGATTGGccaagaaaggagaagattacTTTCTGATCAAGACAGATTGCCTCAGGGTTCCCGGGGATGCATCAACGGCGTTTTCTGTCTTTGcggtattatttttcttcttggtTTACGCCTATATTTACTTAAGTTTATTAATATCGTTTTATTAGACTTTAAGGAACTGTCtgaaagaaaatttgaataCTATTAGGAAATGAGAATATGATCTAAATCTAAGGTCCTATGTAGATAAATTTCTTCATAACTTATAGGAGAAGAGAAGtaggtaaaataaattaaacttgtctcataaattaaaatcaacttatagcAGTTCtttcataagttgattttaacttaagaaagaagtttgattcattttgttttttattttattttattttcttttataagtgcTTATGAAGAAATTTACCTAACAAGACCTAAGACTGAGTTGGTAGTTAGTTTTGCATGGTGGTTTCTCAGGGTTAGTAGGTTTCTAATGGGAATTgaagtgcattttttttctctttgttgcATTTCTCAGTGATCAAATGGAGCGTCAATTTATTCCCACAATGGTTGTGATATTCATAAGGAATTCTTGATTGGCAGGTCTTTGATGGGCATAACGGTATATCAGCTGCTATTTTTGCGAAGGAAAACTTGCTAAGTAATGTTTTGAGTGCAATACCTCAAGATATTAGCAGGGATGCTTGGCTTCAGGCTCTTCCTCGTGCTCTGGTTGTTGGTTTTGTGAAGACTGACATAGAGTTTCAGCAAAAGGGTACATACAAAATATTCTTTGCTTGCCTCACAGATCTTCTGTGTGTGCTTAAGCTGATGTTTTAATTTCATCTGCAGGGGAAACTTCTGGAACAACAGCTACATTTGTTTTGGTTGATGGATGGACTATCACTGTTGCATCTGTGGGAGATTCCCGCTGCATATTAGATACTCAGGGAGGTGTTGTTTCTCTCTTGACAGTTGATCACAGGCTGGAAGAGAATGCAGAAGAGAGGGAGCGCGTTACTGCCAGCGGTGGTGAAGTAGGAAGACTCAATGTATTTGGAGGCAATGAGGTATGATGCAATCACCATTGTGCTTTCTAATAAAGATTGCTTAAACTTAGTAGTTTTGGTTTGCTTTATGTTTATAGGTTGGGCCTCTTCGCTGCTGGCCAGGTGGATTGTGCCTATCTAGATCTATAGGTGACACAGACGTGGGAGAATTTATTGTGCCAATACCACATGTTAAGCAAGTGAAGGTGAGCTGGTttcattattatgttttttgtttggtgGCCTGTTTATGTGAAAGCTTTTAGTTCTAAGTTTCACTGCTCTTAAACATTTGTCTATTGATTTCTCAGCTTTCAAATGCTGGTGGAAGGCTTATTATAGCTTCTGATGGTATTTGGGATGCTTTATCATCTGATATGGCTGCTAAGTCTTGTCGGGGTCTACCTGCAGAGCTTGCTGCAAAACTAGTGGTTAAGGTGATGATTAGTTCTGGCATTCTTCCCGTGCTAGGAATGGATGTTCGTGATTTAGTACATTcattgttttgttctttttttccaGGAAGCTCTAAGGTCAAGAGGCCTCAAGGATGATACAACTTGCCTTGTTGTAGATATTATTCCTTCGGACCTCCCTGTATTACCACCAATTCCAAGAAAGAAACATAATATGCTAACTTCGCTTctattttttggaaagaaatctGAGAACTCTATGAACAAAGCTACCAATAAGCTTTCTGCAGTTGGTGTTGTGGAGGAGTTATTTGAAGAGGGTTCTGCAATGCTTACAGAAAGGTGAGTTTCGAGCCTTTACCTATCTCTTGAAATGCAATAGCAACTTAACTGAACAAGTGACTGGAATTGAATGATTTCTCTTGCATTTGGGTGTATATGCTTGGGCAATTTCTTAAAttctatattttcttaaaatgcaGGCTAGGTAAGGATTTCCCGCTTAACAAGAATTCTGGTATTTTCCGTTGTGCGGTTTGCCAAATGGACCAACCCCCTGGTGATGGTTTATCAATGAACTCTGGGCCTTTTTTCTCTCCTGCATCTAATCCATGGGAAGGCCCATTCCTCTGCACAAACTGTTGGAAGAAGAAGGATGCCATGGAAGGAAAAAAGCCTAGCAGACCCACCGTTACAGCATAATGATTATCTAGTATTACAGTAGTAGCATAGtaaatattagtataatttttccCTGGCAGTGTGAGCATGCTTGACTTTACATTTTCGGTGGTTATTGCCATAGATGTGTAAGAAATGAGGTTGAGAATTGAGATAGGGCTAGTAGGTGTTTTGGAGGTTGCTGCAAGTTTGATTCTGGCTTGTGCTCAGCTGTTGGAAGTTGGACTGACTGACAGAACAAACAAGAAAGTTGTGTCTGGTAGAAAAAAATTCTAGTGAAATCTGCTAACGGCTTGTATTTGTAAGTAAACTGAAGCTTTTGTGGCTGCCTCTGTTTTGAGAGTGCTTCAATGCTACACA encodes the following:
- the LOC114399461 gene encoding kinesin-like protein KIN-14I; translation: MAAEPVLTFSLASVVKDVLQQHGGRLDVNLASRKAEEASLRRYEAAGWLRKTVGVVGGKDLPAEPSEEDFRIGLRSGIILCNVLNKIQPGAVSKVVEGPCDSVIIPDGAALSVYQYFENVRNFLVAVEEMGLPSFEASDLEQGGKSSRIVNCVLALKSHAERKFGGGNGSSKYSGVAKPPTTGKTLLRKNSEPFMKSMWTMPSGDRDGYMSDPGHDLNERGSVSSLNSLVRQYLSDKKPEEIPTVVESLLSKVMEEFEHHMQIRQEMCKTTQGDKAPSETECSISEAASINERMEEKEDEQDEQDEHDLQDEQNIQDKQEENYEEKYNKREDSSRQILILKQQNIVETQNRSIQELKSIVHQTKLGMQFMQNEHQKEIINLSKHLHSLASAASGYHKVLDENRKLYNIVQDLKGNIRVYCRVRPFLGGQLSHYSSVGNVEEGSISIITPSKYGKEGKKTFNFNRVFGPSATQGEVFADTQPLIRSVLDGYNVCIFAYGQTGSGKTFTMSGPDDINEETIGVNYRALKDLFYLSEQRKDTISYEISVQMLEIYNEQVRDLLTTDGAKRLEIRNSSHNGINVPDADLVPVSCTSDVINLMNLGQKNRAVGSTAMNDRSSRSHSCLTVHVQGKNLTSGSTIRGSMHLVDLAGSERADKTEATGDRMKEAQHINKSLSALGDVISSLAQKNAHVPYRNSKLTQLLQDSLGGQAKTLMFVHISPEPEALGETLSTLKFAERVSTVELGAARVNKDNSDVKELKEQIASLKAALARKEGGEAEHFQQSANSSSHEIPKLKSYASSPPMQRSLIGGARKLPKDDSSSLNGQKNAASKLKRRSLDLHDMRKNSPPWPPVRSHRKEDDKESISGDWVDKISINRNDSLTSDDSLVGQWETESKQSSPMLSPTFLSEPSKICMDHSLHRKDNQELFDMAITDESDELEIATSDSSESDLHWPAHIPKPITVSSGLGIKARKKPINLRPTKSLEARSMIPSLIPIPVPSRKQPTLVTPARKTPGSIDVKRRIGNAK
- the LOC114400513 gene encoding probable protein phosphatase 2C 5 isoform X1; the protein is MSRIELSRAKSAPVPLGTLIGRELRNGKVEKPFVKYGQAGLAKKGEDYFLIKTDCLRVPGDASTAFSVFAVFDGHNGISAAIFAKENLLSNVLSAIPQDISRDAWLQALPRALVVGFVKTDIEFQQKGETSGTTATFVLVDGWTITVASVGDSRCILDTQGGVVSLLTVDHRLEENAEERERVTASGGEVGRLNVFGGNEVGPLRCWPGGLCLSRSIGDTDVGEFIVPIPHVKQVKLSNAGGRLIIASDGIWDALSSDMAAKSCRGLPAELAAKLVVKEALRSRGLKDDTTCLVVDIIPSDLPVLPPIPRKKHNMLTSLLFFGKKSENSMNKATNKLSAVGVVEELFEEGSAMLTERLGKDFPLNKNSGIFRCAVCQMDQPPGDGLSMNSGPFFSPASNPWEGPFLCTNCWKKKDAMEGKKPSRPTVTA
- the LOC114400513 gene encoding probable protein phosphatase 2C 5 isoform X2, with protein sequence MIELSRAKSAPVPLGTLIGRELRNGKVEKPFVKYGQAGLAKKGEDYFLIKTDCLRVPGDASTAFSVFAVFDGHNGISAAIFAKENLLSNVLSAIPQDISRDAWLQALPRALVVGFVKTDIEFQQKGETSGTTATFVLVDGWTITVASVGDSRCILDTQGGVVSLLTVDHRLEENAEERERVTASGGEVGRLNVFGGNEVGPLRCWPGGLCLSRSIGDTDVGEFIVPIPHVKQVKLSNAGGRLIIASDGIWDALSSDMAAKSCRGLPAELAAKLVVKEALRSRGLKDDTTCLVVDIIPSDLPVLPPIPRKKHNMLTSLLFFGKKSENSMNKATNKLSAVGVVEELFEEGSAMLTERLGKDFPLNKNSGIFRCAVCQMDQPPGDGLSMNSGPFFSPASNPWEGPFLCTNCWKKKDAMEGKKPSRPTVTA